Proteins encoded within one genomic window of Kibdelosporangium phytohabitans:
- the aroQ gene encoding type II 3-dehydroquinate dehydratase, translated as MRILVLNGPNLGRLGTREPAVYGHTTHADLVALCEQTGKDLGVDVEVRQTNHEGEMIGWLHEAADGRTPVVLNAGAWTHYSIAVADACAMLTAPLVEVHISNVHKREEFRHHSYISAVASGVIVGLGVQGYPLAIRWLAER; from the coding sequence GTGAGGATCCTGGTGCTCAACGGCCCGAACCTGGGCAGGCTCGGTACGCGGGAACCAGCGGTCTACGGCCACACCACGCACGCCGACCTGGTCGCACTGTGCGAACAGACCGGCAAGGACCTCGGCGTAGACGTGGAGGTCCGGCAGACCAACCACGAGGGCGAGATGATCGGCTGGTTGCACGAGGCAGCCGACGGCAGGACCCCGGTCGTGCTGAACGCGGGCGCGTGGACGCACTACTCCATCGCGGTCGCCGACGCCTGCGCGATGCTGACCGCTCCGCTGGTCGAAGTGCACATCTCGAACGTGCACAAACGCGAGGAGTTCCGGCACCACAGCTACATCTCGGCCGTGGCCAGCGGCGTGATCGTCGGCCTCGGCGTGCAGGGCTACCCGCTGGCGATCAGGTGGCTCGCTGAGCGATGA
- a CDS encoding aminopeptidase P family protein, giving the protein MSELYARRREALRTQLRERGLDALLVVDLLNIRYLTGFTGSNAALAVSAADGPADEKNTVFCTDGRYLTQAGQQVPDLERLIDRPSATALVGKLATQKTKHRRTGYESHHVTVEQLDGLADAAGGVELIRAPGMIEKLRIVKDDTEVEALRMACAAADRALADLMANGGLRPGRTEREVARELEDRMLANGAEKPSFETIVAAGANSAIPHHRPTDAVLKPGDFVKMDFGALVDGYHSDMTRTVVLGEPADWQREIYELVAESQAAGRAALKPGADVKDIDAASRDVIDRAGRGAEFLHGLGHGVGLQIHEAPSLAKTGEGTLSAGMAVTVEPGVYLAGKGGVRIEDTLVVREAGPELLTLTTKQLMVV; this is encoded by the coding sequence ATGTCTGAGCTCTACGCCCGCCGCCGTGAAGCACTGCGTACCCAGCTCCGAGAGCGCGGGCTGGACGCCCTGCTCGTCGTCGACCTGCTGAACATCCGCTACCTGACCGGTTTCACCGGCTCCAACGCCGCGCTCGCCGTGAGCGCGGCCGACGGCCCCGCAGACGAGAAGAACACCGTCTTCTGCACCGACGGCCGCTACCTGACGCAGGCCGGGCAGCAGGTGCCCGACCTCGAGCGGCTCATCGACCGGCCGAGCGCCACCGCGCTGGTCGGCAAGCTGGCCACGCAGAAGACCAAGCACCGCAGGACCGGGTACGAGAGCCACCACGTCACCGTCGAGCAGCTGGACGGCCTGGCCGACGCGGCCGGGGGCGTCGAGCTGATCCGGGCCCCGGGGATGATCGAGAAGCTGCGGATCGTCAAGGACGACACCGAGGTCGAGGCGCTGCGGATGGCGTGTGCCGCCGCGGACCGGGCGCTGGCCGACCTGATGGCGAACGGTGGCCTGCGCCCCGGGCGTACCGAGCGCGAGGTGGCGCGGGAGCTGGAAGACCGGATGCTGGCCAACGGCGCGGAGAAGCCGTCGTTCGAGACGATCGTGGCCGCGGGCGCGAACTCCGCGATCCCGCACCACCGCCCGACGGACGCGGTCCTCAAGCCCGGCGACTTCGTGAAGATGGACTTCGGCGCGCTCGTCGACGGCTACCACTCGGACATGACGCGCACGGTCGTGCTCGGCGAACCCGCGGACTGGCAGAGGGAGATCTACGAGCTCGTCGCGGAGTCGCAGGCCGCGGGCCGCGCGGCGCTGAAGCCCGGCGCGGACGTCAAGGACATCGACGCCGCCTCGCGTGACGTGATCGACCGCGCCGGTCGCGGTGCCGAGTTCCTGCACGGCCTCGGACATGGCGTTGGCCTGCAGATTCACGAGGCCCCGAGCCTGGCCAAGACCGGTGAAGGTACACTTTCGGCCGGCATGGCGGTCACCGTGGAGCCTGGCGTGTACCTGGCAGGCAAGGGCGGTGTCCGAATCGAGGACACGCTTGTCGTGCGGGAGGCCGGTCCCGAGCTCCTCACCTTGACCACCAAGCAACTCATGGTCGTGTGA
- a CDS encoding shikimate kinase: MSGDGPVLVLVGPPGSGKSTIGKLAAERLGVGFRDFDDDMEAEHGKEAGDLVVDFGRERFQELEHELLVRVLPQHDGVLALGGGTPTAPGVPELLAPLHVVFLDVDLDHLLKREGLVALHPWLMPNPRAHLRQMLTERRPIYTRVADATVETNGRDPQDILEDVLAAMPVR; encoded by the coding sequence GTGAGCGGCGACGGGCCGGTGCTGGTCCTCGTCGGACCGCCCGGATCGGGCAAGAGCACGATCGGCAAGCTGGCCGCCGAGCGGCTCGGTGTCGGGTTCCGCGACTTCGACGACGACATGGAGGCCGAGCACGGCAAGGAAGCGGGCGACCTGGTCGTCGACTTCGGCCGGGAACGGTTCCAGGAACTGGAGCACGAGCTGCTGGTCCGCGTGCTGCCGCAGCACGACGGCGTGCTGGCGCTCGGCGGCGGCACCCCGACCGCGCCCGGCGTGCCGGAGCTGCTGGCGCCGCTGCACGTGGTGTTCCTCGACGTCGACCTGGACCACTTGCTCAAGCGAGAAGGTCTCGTCGCGCTGCACCCGTGGCTGATGCCCAACCCGCGTGCACATCTGCGGCAGATGCTGACTGAACGGCGGCCCATCTACACGCGGGTCGCGGACGCAACTGTGGAGACGAACGGCCGCGACCCCCAGGACATCCTCGAAGATGTCCTCGCGGCCATGCCGGTGAGGTGA
- a CDS encoding family 43 glycosylhydrolase has product MVMLLLSAALLASCTDASPQADGAGTAVIGGAPETTAPAPAAAPPPPPRTLAHDNQRPDGGVVAAAGENAQYNYAPSVMVDGNRVRMWWCSQLVSNPPPGDDVLYAEAGTPAGPFSPARAVFGGAGQGFDGRHTCDPSVIRVDGTHYLYYTGAPNDHSSGNAIGLATSADGLSWTRAKGGQPVVGSSYEVSRRNTYGAGQPSALYLDGWFYLMFTDTNAKGAHDNGAGQFVVRAKDPTFSTGAEALGAHGFKPGYGRDRSVVDAFSADWMWIDALDAFAIAHETAGGTTITFWDREFTAHPYEPVVIPGPWEEGPGLARRADGHAPISASDPCDRVPVDVIRATRDKAEPTDLRRFGLDLRTADGCATKQSAFVTLEGFAMPSPQRTLDMVLGGQIFRVDRRSVAEAMGAVVIGQRAATLDGVPVAAHVRAGAEVLRAEGRGAGLLLDGNRVYPVTPGVIGANSSKITDIPPAAWDGYSVGPALAFSR; this is encoded by the coding sequence GTGGTGATGCTGTTGCTGAGTGCGGCGCTGCTGGCGTCGTGCACGGACGCGTCGCCACAAGCTGACGGCGCCGGGACCGCTGTCATCGGCGGCGCACCCGAAACCACCGCGCCCGCGCCCGCAGCGGCTCCTCCGCCGCCACCCAGGACGTTGGCCCACGACAACCAGCGCCCGGACGGTGGTGTTGTCGCCGCAGCGGGCGAGAACGCTCAGTACAACTACGCGCCTTCGGTGATGGTCGACGGCAACCGGGTCCGTATGTGGTGGTGCAGCCAGCTAGTCAGCAACCCACCGCCGGGCGACGACGTGCTCTACGCCGAGGCAGGCACCCCGGCAGGGCCGTTCTCGCCCGCACGGGCGGTGTTCGGCGGTGCGGGACAAGGGTTTGACGGCAGGCACACGTGCGACCCGTCGGTGATCAGAGTCGACGGAACCCATTACCTGTACTACACGGGCGCGCCGAACGATCACAGCTCAGGCAACGCCATCGGCCTCGCCACCAGCGCGGACGGGCTGTCGTGGACGCGTGCGAAGGGCGGCCAGCCGGTTGTCGGCTCGTCGTACGAAGTCAGCCGCCGCAACACGTACGGCGCGGGACAACCGTCAGCGCTGTACCTGGACGGCTGGTTCTACCTGATGTTCACCGACACGAACGCGAAAGGCGCGCACGACAACGGCGCGGGCCAGTTCGTGGTGCGCGCCAAGGACCCGACGTTCTCCACCGGTGCGGAAGCACTCGGCGCGCACGGGTTCAAACCCGGCTACGGCCGGGACAGGTCCGTGGTGGACGCCTTCAGCGCCGACTGGATGTGGATCGACGCGCTCGACGCGTTCGCCATCGCCCACGAAACCGCGGGCGGCACCACGATCACCTTCTGGGACAGGGAGTTCACCGCCCACCCGTACGAACCGGTGGTGATCCCCGGGCCGTGGGAGGAAGGGCCGGGGCTGGCCAGGCGGGCCGACGGGCACGCGCCGATCTCCGCGAGCGACCCGTGCGACCGGGTCCCGGTCGACGTCATCCGCGCCACGCGCGACAAGGCCGAACCGACGGACCTGCGGCGCTTCGGGCTCGATCTGCGCACGGCCGACGGCTGCGCGACCAAGCAGTCGGCGTTCGTCACGCTGGAGGGCTTCGCGATGCCGTCGCCGCAGCGGACGCTCGACATGGTGCTGGGCGGGCAGATCTTCCGCGTCGACCGCCGCTCGGTCGCGGAGGCCATGGGTGCCGTCGTGATCGGGCAGCGCGCCGCGACGCTGGACGGCGTCCCGGTGGCCGCGCACGTCCGGGCAGGCGCCGAAGTCCTGCGCGCCGAAGGCAGGGGAGCGGGGCTGCTGCTGGACGGCAACCGCGTCTACCCGGTCACGCCCGGCGTGATCGGGGCGAACTCCTCGAAGATCACCGACATCCCGCCAGCCGCGTGGGACGGCTACTCCGTCGGACCGGCGCTGGCCTTCTCGCGCTGA
- the efp gene encoding elongation factor P: MATTTNDLKNGMVLNLENQLWSVVSFQHVKPGKGPAFVRTTLKHVLSGKVVDKTFNAGTKVETATVDRRSMTYLYADGTDFVFMDGETFEQIHVSKEVVADGANYLLENTEVTVAQHEGVALYVELPTSLELVIQHTDPGLQGDRSTGGTKPATLETGAEIQVPLFVTTGEKVKVDTRDGRYLGRVSS, translated from the coding sequence GTGGCCACCACCACCAACGACCTGAAGAACGGAATGGTCCTCAACCTCGAGAACCAGCTGTGGTCGGTCGTTTCGTTCCAGCACGTCAAGCCCGGCAAGGGCCCGGCGTTCGTCCGGACCACGCTCAAGCACGTGCTGTCCGGAAAGGTCGTCGACAAGACGTTCAACGCGGGCACCAAGGTGGAGACCGCCACGGTCGACCGCCGGTCGATGACGTACCTCTACGCCGACGGCACGGACTTCGTGTTCATGGACGGCGAGACGTTCGAGCAGATCCACGTGAGCAAGGAGGTCGTGGCCGACGGCGCGAACTACCTCCTGGAGAACACCGAGGTCACGGTGGCCCAGCACGAGGGTGTGGCGCTCTACGTCGAGCTGCCGACCTCGCTGGAGCTGGTCATCCAGCACACCGACCCGGGCCTGCAGGGCGACCGGTCCACGGGCGGCACGAAGCCGGCGACCCTGGAGACCGGTGCGGAGATCCAGGTGCCGCTGTTCGTCACGACGGGCGAGAAGGTCAAGGTCGACACGAGGGACGGCCGCTACCTCGGCCGCGTCTCCAGCTGA
- the aroB gene encoding 3-dehydroquinate synthase — translation MDPVRITVATGQPYEVVIGRGLLGDLVEKVRGASKVVIVHPPTLTTTAEAARAEIIAAGVDAHRIEIPDAEEGKALPVAGYCWEVLGRIGLDRQGIVVGLGGGAVTDLAGFVAATWLRGVRLINVPTTLLGMVDAAVGGKTGINTDAGKNLVGVFHEPSAVLVDLSTLATLPPNELVAGMAEVIKGGFIADPRILELVEADPKAAVDPDGDVIAELVRRKIQIKADVVGQDLRESGLREILNYGHTLGHAIERRERYRWRHGAAISVGMVFVAELARLAGRLDDATADRHRAVLESIGLPTRYDADALPQLIDGMRNDKKTRSGVLRFVVLDGLAKPGRLEGPDPALLAGAYSAVAAKPADGGVLL, via the coding sequence TTGGACCCAGTCAGGATCACCGTCGCCACCGGGCAGCCGTACGAGGTCGTCATCGGCCGCGGCCTGCTCGGTGACCTGGTCGAGAAGGTGCGCGGCGCGTCCAAGGTGGTGATCGTGCACCCGCCGACGCTGACCACCACGGCCGAGGCGGCGCGTGCGGAGATCATCGCGGCGGGCGTGGACGCCCACCGGATCGAGATCCCGGACGCCGAGGAGGGCAAGGCGCTGCCGGTCGCCGGGTACTGCTGGGAGGTGCTCGGCCGGATCGGCCTCGACCGGCAGGGAATCGTCGTCGGTCTCGGCGGCGGCGCGGTCACCGACCTCGCCGGGTTCGTCGCCGCGACCTGGCTGCGCGGTGTGCGGCTGATCAACGTGCCCACGACGCTGCTCGGCATGGTCGACGCGGCGGTCGGCGGCAAGACCGGCATCAACACCGACGCGGGCAAGAACCTCGTCGGCGTCTTCCACGAGCCCAGCGCGGTTCTCGTGGACCTCTCGACGCTGGCCACGCTGCCGCCCAACGAACTCGTCGCGGGCATGGCTGAGGTGATCAAGGGCGGGTTCATCGCCGACCCGAGGATCCTGGAGCTGGTCGAGGCCGACCCCAAGGCCGCGGTCGACCCGGATGGCGACGTGATCGCCGAGCTCGTCCGCCGCAAGATCCAGATCAAGGCGGACGTGGTGGGCCAGGACCTGCGTGAGTCCGGGCTGCGCGAGATCCTCAACTACGGCCACACCCTGGGCCACGCGATCGAACGGCGTGAGCGCTACCGGTGGCGGCACGGCGCGGCCATCAGCGTCGGCATGGTGTTCGTCGCCGAACTGGCCAGGCTGGCCGGGCGGCTCGACGACGCCACCGCGGACCGGCACCGCGCGGTGCTGGAATCGATCGGGCTGCCCACGCGCTACGATGCGGACGCGTTGCCGCAGCTGATCGACGGCATGCGCAACGACAAGAAAACCCGATCGGGTGTGCTGCGGTTCGTCGTGCTCGACGGGCTGGCCAAGCCGGGCAGGCTGGAAGGGCCCGACCCCGCGCTGCTGGCGGGCGCGTACTCGGCGGTGGCGGCCAAGCCTGCGGACGGAGGGGTGCTGCTGTGA
- a CDS encoding GNAT family N-acetyltransferase, translating into MSQPTFETNRLTLRPMRAGDRDAVVRIFADPASSRYLTRDMSDPVNAVTSFERWRGWGSPNGMGTWLLDLNGLVIGIGRFTPSDRLPGKVVEVGWFIARTHAGQGYATEALRTLLDYGTRGLGLPAIWALIHVDNEPSVRLARNLGFLDIADHHYLPAGPARIHVLLPRTDTAGAFAQQPTLRTERLVIRPLREDDRRDVRDIFSDPEVSSFLAGDGKPATWIDDMIDRRLAFDGPKGMGHWAFVEDDILVGVGHLRPSAELAGDVAEIGWYLGRDHQGRGLATEAAVAIRDHGLHTLRLPAVWALVHNGNQASHRLAGRLGFVEVGTGTHYGGPHKVYVALPRTPSR; encoded by the coding sequence ATGAGCCAGCCCACGTTCGAGACCAACCGGTTGACGTTGCGGCCGATGCGCGCAGGCGACCGGGACGCGGTGGTCCGGATCTTCGCGGACCCGGCCAGCAGCAGGTACCTGACCAGGGACATGTCCGACCCGGTCAACGCGGTGACCAGCTTCGAGCGGTGGCGCGGCTGGGGATCGCCCAACGGGATGGGCACGTGGCTGCTCGACCTGAACGGCCTGGTGATCGGCATCGGCCGGTTCACGCCGTCGGATCGCCTGCCCGGCAAGGTGGTCGAAGTCGGCTGGTTCATCGCGCGCACCCACGCCGGTCAGGGCTACGCGACCGAGGCGTTGCGCACGCTGCTCGACTACGGCACCCGTGGGCTGGGGTTGCCCGCGATCTGGGCGTTGATCCACGTGGACAACGAACCGAGCGTCCGGCTCGCCAGGAATCTCGGGTTCCTCGACATCGCCGATCACCACTACCTGCCCGCCGGACCGGCCAGGATCCACGTCCTGCTGCCGCGTACCGACACGGCGGGCGCCTTCGCCCAGCAGCCCACGTTGCGCACCGAGCGGCTGGTGATCCGGCCGCTGCGTGAGGACGACCGCAGGGACGTGCGGGACATCTTCAGCGACCCGGAAGTGTCGAGTTTCCTCGCGGGTGACGGCAAACCGGCCACGTGGATCGACGACATGATCGACCGCCGGTTGGCCTTCGACGGGCCCAAGGGCATGGGGCACTGGGCGTTCGTCGAGGACGACATCCTCGTCGGGGTCGGCCACCTGCGGCCGTCCGCGGAACTCGCCGGCGACGTGGCCGAGATCGGCTGGTACCTCGGCCGGGATCACCAAGGGCGCGGGCTGGCGACCGAAGCCGCCGTCGCCATCAGGGACCACGGCCTGCACACGCTCCGCCTCCCGGCCGTGTGGGCGTTGGTTCACAACGGGAACCAGGCCAGCCACCGGCTGGCCGGTCGCCTCGGGTTCGTCGAGGTCGGCACAGGAACGCACTACGGCGGGCCGCACAAGGTGTACGTCGCTTTGCCACGTACACCGTCTCGGTGA